One part of the Caproiciproducens sp. CPB-2 genome encodes these proteins:
- a CDS encoding prepilin peptidase, translating into MPQLISGLLFVGPLVFAGVSDLRSRTIPYSACILLTLAGLISFSPANLFGLLLAVPFFFAAGRGRGGAGDTMLIAAAGFVLGLGPGLAGLTLALFIFLLFALGDKLIRRIRKQGAAPESYPLAPFLAVGFTAAYFMI; encoded by the coding sequence ATGCCGCAACTGATCAGCGGCCTGCTGTTTGTTGGGCCACTGGTTTTCGCCGGTGTGTCCGACCTGCGCAGCAGGACGATCCCTTACAGCGCGTGCATCCTTCTCACTCTGGCGGGGCTGATTTCTTTCAGCCCCGCCAATCTTTTTGGACTACTCCTTGCGGTCCCGTTTTTCTTTGCGGCGGGCCGAGGCAGAGGCGGCGCAGGAGACACCATGCTCATCGCCGCCGCGGGCTTCGTGCTGGGACTTGGGCCGGGGCTGGCAGGTCTAACTCTCGCGCTTTTCATCTTCCTGCTGTTTGCCCTCGGCGATAAGCTCATCCGCCGAATTCGAAAACAAGGGGCCGCGCCGGAAAGCTACCCGTTGGCCCCGTTTCTCGCTGTCGGCTTTACCGCCGCATATTTCATGATTTAG
- a CDS encoding DUF7768 domain-containing protein: protein MKLIYVASPYAGDIERNTEFAKDACRFVMNEGHAFFAPHLLYPQVLNEHDSDDRRLGLDMGKEALAHCDELWVFSDTVSRGMQSEIDAARKLGIPIKYVAAQKMAERERPFAERHPFCSMRL, encoded by the coding sequence ATGAAGCTCATTTATGTAGCGTCCCCCTATGCCGGGGACATTGAACGAAATACGGAATTTGCAAAGGATGCGTGCCGGTTCGTGATGAACGAAGGGCACGCTTTTTTTGCACCTCATTTGCTGTATCCGCAGGTGCTGAACGAACATGACTCCGACGACAGACGGCTCGGTCTCGACATGGGTAAAGAGGCGCTGGCTCACTGTGACGAGCTGTGGGTTTTCAGCGATACGGTATCCCGCGGTATGCAGAGTGAGATCGATGCCGCCCGGAAACTCGGCATACCCATAAAATATGTGGCGGCACAGAAAATGGCAGAAAGAGAAAGGCCGTTTGCGGAAAGGCATCCATTCTGCTCAATGCGGCTGTAA
- a CDS encoding 4-oxalocrotonate tautomerase has product MENYKNLCAQIPASLHARVRTEQEQSGQTLSQYVTALITEYYNLKEGRKMEGTRTMAFQIPEELFQRIKCYLDSESERTGKKVSQREFVLGLIQKALDDANIA; this is encoded by the coding sequence ATGGAGAACTATAAGAACCTGTGCGCGCAGATACCGGCGTCCCTGCACGCCAGAGTACGGACGGAGCAGGAGCAGTCGGGCCAGACGCTCAGCCAATACGTCACCGCGCTCATCACCGAATACTACAATCTGAAAGAAGGACGAAAAATGGAAGGCACCAGAACCATGGCGTTTCAGATCCCAGAGGAACTGTTCCAGCGGATCAAGTGTTACCTCGACAGCGAGTCGGAGCGTACCGGCAAGAAGGTAAGCCAGCGGGAGTTCGTGCTGGGACTGATCCAAAAAGCGCTGGACGACGCGAACATCGCATAA
- a CDS encoding DUF6550 family protein: protein MKDKTKRTWLIVLGSLACVVLVVVIAGQFGSKCAVDPAPGTPLSSETSPQMTIETETPSVQISESSASETSDPSTGADSEGTEQTIQADPVKPETPEKPTTVADDHTGEDVPQEERNAETPPTYTKEQTTVTEPSEPEAGSTNSGGQVYVPGFGYVDNDGGNQVVEDNSIYENGNKIGSMG, encoded by the coding sequence ATGAAAGATAAGACAAAACGCACATGGTTGATCGTTCTGGGATCGCTGGCCTGCGTGGTACTGGTTGTAGTGATCGCGGGACAATTCGGCAGCAAGTGCGCCGTCGATCCCGCGCCGGGAACGCCGTTGTCTTCTGAAACCTCGCCGCAGATGACCATTGAAACGGAAACGCCCAGCGTCCAGATCTCGGAGAGCTCAGCAAGCGAGACGTCCGATCCCAGCACGGGCGCGGACAGCGAAGGCACGGAGCAGACAATCCAGGCAGACCCCGTGAAGCCGGAAACGCCGGAAAAACCCACAACCGTCGCGGACGACCACACCGGCGAGGATGTGCCGCAGGAGGAACGGAACGCGGAAACGCCGCCAACTTATACAAAGGAACAGACCACGGTGACAGAGCCGTCCGAGCCAGAGGCCGGGAGCACGAATTCAGGCGGGCAGGTTTATGTGCCGGGATTTGGATATGTGGATAATGACGGCGGCAATCAGGTGGTTGAGGACAACAGCATCTATGAAAACGGAAACAAAATCGGAAGCATGGGCTAA
- a CDS encoding DUF3852 domain-containing protein, which yields MKKKRLIAMLCLVLIVCILMATPAFAAGDVAGAIEGTWNDASGQIKQVVNNVVFPAIDLILAVFFFAKLGMAYFDYRKHGQFEWSGPAILFVCLVFTLTAPLYVWSILGM from the coding sequence ATGAAAAAGAAAAGACTGATTGCCATGCTCTGCCTCGTTCTCATCGTCTGCATCCTCATGGCGACGCCCGCCTTCGCCGCCGGAGATGTGGCCGGGGCGATTGAAGGCACCTGGAACGACGCTTCCGGCCAGATCAAACAGGTGGTCAACAATGTCGTGTTCCCCGCGATTGATCTCATCCTGGCCGTGTTCTTCTTTGCGAAGCTGGGTATGGCGTATTTCGACTATCGGAAGCACGGCCAGTTCGAATGGAGCGGCCCCGCGATCCTGTTTGTGTGCCTCGTGTTCACGCTGACTGCACCGCTCTACGTTTGGAGCATCCTTGGAATGTGA
- a CDS encoding nucleotide-binding protein, which translates to MNFKKRSIFHRGANDEPEQEVQAESGGMLAVWGSPGSGKTVAAVKLAKALADKKKNVALLLCDMTAPMLPCICPPSELECERSLGGILAVPHMSDALIKNNCVTHKRMPYLTILGMKKGENEYTYPPYTEQQAIELLDGLRKLAPYVVVDCGSYISNDILSAVALMEADSVLRLANCDLKSVGYFSSQLPLLKDTKWDADKQYKVASNVKPQQAAEHIGKVLGTVAFKLPYSQELEEQYLSGNLLADLTMKDSRLFRKELDRILKEVLGC; encoded by the coding sequence ATGAACTTTAAGAAAAGAAGCATATTTCACCGCGGCGCAAACGATGAACCGGAACAGGAGGTACAGGCCGAAAGCGGCGGAATGCTTGCGGTCTGGGGCAGCCCCGGCAGCGGGAAGACCGTTGCGGCTGTAAAGTTAGCGAAGGCTCTCGCCGACAAAAAGAAAAATGTTGCGCTTCTCCTGTGCGACATGACCGCGCCCATGCTGCCCTGCATCTGCCCGCCCTCGGAGCTGGAGTGTGAGCGCTCCCTCGGCGGCATCCTCGCCGTGCCCCATATGAGCGACGCGCTCATCAAAAACAACTGCGTTACCCATAAGCGGATGCCCTATCTGACGATACTCGGAATGAAAAAAGGAGAAAACGAATACACCTATCCTCCCTATACGGAGCAGCAGGCCATAGAACTGCTGGATGGGCTGCGGAAGCTTGCACCCTATGTCGTTGTGGACTGCGGCAGTTATATTTCCAACGACATCCTCTCTGCCGTGGCGCTGATGGAGGCGGACAGCGTCCTGAGACTCGCCAACTGCGACCTCAAATCCGTTGGATATTTCTCCAGCCAGCTCCCGCTCCTCAAGGATACCAAGTGGGACGCGGACAAGCAGTACAAGGTGGCGTCGAACGTGAAGCCCCAGCAGGCCGCCGAGCACATCGGAAAGGTGCTGGGCACGGTGGCCTTTAAGCTGCCTTATTCGCAGGAACTGGAGGAACAGTACCTTTCCGGGAATCTCCTCGCCGACCTCACCATGAAGGATAGCCGTCTGTTCCGAAAGGAACTGGATCGAATTCTGAAGGAGGTGTTAGGATGTTAG
- a CDS encoding DUF6133 family protein, with protein MLNRVNENGRKAIKILIAVVLGALLLFTLYKLFGDTVLPKLEQSINDMFGYGGAVDQLG; from the coding sequence GTGCTCAATCGTGTAAATGAAAACGGAAGAAAAGCCATCAAAATTCTGATTGCCGTCGTTCTGGGCGCTCTGCTGCTGTTCACCCTGTATAAGCTGTTCGGCGACACCGTTCTCCCCAAACTGGAACAGTCCATCAACGACATGTTCGGTTATGGCGGCGCGGTCGACCAGCTCGGCTGA
- the cpaB gene encoding Flp pilus assembly protein CpaB has protein sequence MSIFKNRTVVGVICILAALVICFGITPLFNRSISQKEEIVRVTKAIDAGEQVTADMVQTVEVGAYNLPDNVLHDTASVVGKYAAADLAAGDYILPSKLSDAPAAENSYLYNLDGTKQAMSVTIKSFATGLSGKLKSGDIVSILVADYQESGKTVVPPELQYVEVISVTASTGYDANTGEATNEDEKDLPSTVTFLVRPEQAKVLAELEQDAKIHLTLVYRGTQDVANAFITAQDELIEKLYPTQEEKTDESEVTDPAAENSLESEAASNR, from the coding sequence ATGAGTATTTTCAAAAACCGGACGGTCGTCGGCGTCATCTGCATCCTTGCGGCGCTGGTGATCTGTTTCGGCATCACGCCGCTTTTTAACAGAAGCATCAGCCAGAAAGAAGAAATCGTCCGCGTGACCAAGGCAATTGACGCTGGGGAGCAGGTCACAGCGGACATGGTGCAGACCGTGGAGGTCGGCGCGTACAACCTGCCGGACAACGTCCTGCACGACACTGCGTCCGTCGTGGGCAAGTACGCCGCGGCAGACCTTGCCGCGGGCGATTATATCCTGCCGTCCAAGCTCTCCGACGCGCCTGCCGCCGAAAACTCCTACCTTTACAATCTGGACGGGACCAAGCAGGCCATGAGTGTTACGATCAAGAGCTTCGCCACCGGCCTTTCCGGCAAGCTCAAATCCGGCGATATTGTCTCGATCCTTGTTGCGGATTATCAGGAGAGCGGTAAAACCGTCGTGCCGCCCGAATTGCAGTACGTGGAGGTTATCAGCGTGACCGCTTCCACCGGTTATGACGCCAACACTGGCGAAGCGACAAACGAGGATGAAAAAGATCTTCCCTCGACCGTGACCTTCCTCGTCCGTCCAGAGCAGGCGAAGGTGCTGGCCGAGCTGGAACAGGACGCGAAGATCCACCTGACGCTCGTCTATCGCGGCACGCAGGACGTCGCCAATGCGTTCATCACGGCCCAGGACGAGCTGATTGAAAAGCTCTATCCCACTCAGGAGGAAAAAACAGATGAAAGCGAGGTTACTGATCCAGCCGCTGAGAACTCGCTGGAAAGCGAGGCGGCTTCAAACCGATGA
- a CDS encoding type II secretion system F family protein, which translates to MTTLLLVACAGMIAGAFLTFRISPMDFTEGVFKRLTSAPKSIRTEINESTHRRKKSFLRREIEDTQVILKATGKETRFPVICAASLLLFTIGAAVAIIIGNFFLVPVLAVGMMFVPFWYIELTAGHFKKDVASELETALSIITTAYLRSEDFLTAVEENINYLNQPVRGVFRNFLNRVERVDPDVDAALMELRGSIDNEVFREWCDAVMACQYDRGLKITLTPIVAKLSDMRIVNGELENLVFGPRKEFITMAALVVLNVPLLKFINADWYAALMHTVPGQIVLAVCAGAIFVSFAFVVKLTQPIEYRR; encoded by the coding sequence TTGACCACATTACTCTTAGTCGCCTGTGCCGGCATGATCGCCGGCGCTTTTCTCACTTTCCGCATTTCGCCCATGGACTTCACCGAGGGCGTATTCAAGCGCCTGACCTCCGCGCCAAAGAGTATCCGCACAGAGATCAACGAGAGCACGCACCGCAGGAAAAAATCCTTTCTGCGTCGGGAAATTGAGGATACGCAAGTCATCCTGAAAGCCACCGGTAAAGAAACCCGGTTCCCGGTGATCTGCGCCGCATCCCTGCTGCTGTTCACAATCGGTGCGGCGGTTGCCATCATTATTGGCAATTTTTTCCTTGTGCCGGTGCTGGCGGTGGGCATGATGTTCGTCCCATTCTGGTATATCGAGCTGACCGCAGGACATTTCAAGAAGGACGTCGCCTCGGAGCTGGAAACGGCGCTTTCCATCATCACCACGGCATATCTCCGCAGCGAGGACTTTCTCACCGCCGTGGAGGAAAACATCAACTATCTCAACCAGCCGGTCCGCGGCGTGTTCCGGAACTTTCTGAACAGAGTCGAGCGCGTCGACCCGGATGTGGACGCCGCGCTCATGGAGCTTCGCGGCTCCATCGACAACGAGGTGTTCCGGGAATGGTGCGACGCGGTGATGGCCTGCCAGTACGACCGGGGGCTCAAGATCACGCTAACGCCTATCGTCGCAAAGCTCTCAGATATGCGGATCGTCAACGGCGAGCTGGAAAACCTCGTATTCGGTCCACGGAAGGAATTCATCACCATGGCGGCGCTGGTGGTATTGAACGTCCCGCTGCTCAAGTTCATCAATGCGGATTGGTACGCCGCGTTGATGCATACCGTCCCCGGCCAGATCGTCCTCGCCGTCTGCGCTGGCGCAATCTTCGTTTCCTTTGCTTTTGTTGTAAAGCTGACGCAACCCATCGAGTATAGGAGGTGA
- a CDS encoding DUF6262 family protein, translating into MNSRLPETLSAKQEQTRQETINKVLHALSELQAQGCRLSIKNLMEYTGLSRSVFAKPHVRAVLTEYVAAFTRPETPTTDEKVPVHQTKEQKLRAEIREKDTQIKRLREEKVALKEECELLRGRLYLLMQRQNLE; encoded by the coding sequence ATGAATAGCCGACTGCCCGAAACACTGTCCGCGAAACAGGAACAGACAAGGCAGGAAACCATTAACAAGGTCCTGCACGCTCTTTCCGAATTACAGGCGCAGGGCTGCCGCCTCAGCATCAAAAATTTAATGGAGTACACGGGTTTGTCCCGTTCCGTATTTGCAAAGCCCCACGTCCGGGCTGTACTCACGGAGTATGTTGCCGCTTTTACCCGCCCGGAGACCCCAACCACGGATGAAAAGGTTCCAGTTCATCAGACGAAGGAGCAAAAACTTCGGGCGGAAATCAGGGAAAAGGACACGCAAATCAAACGGCTGCGGGAAGAAAAAGTTGCGCTGAAGGAGGAATGCGAATTGCTCAGGGGCAGGCTGTATCTGCTGATGCAGAGACAAAATCTGGAGTAG
- a CDS encoding DUF4320 family protein, whose translation MLKRLKAGKPGEGYIDVVVLILCAMLVIGFAVKVLPVFIAKHNLDTYATELVREAEITGQVGNATSTRAEILSERLGISPKVSWSRTGQIQLNEEVTVTATLKMDIGFGGLGSFPVNLTAQATGKSEVYWK comes from the coding sequence ATGTTGAAAAGGCTGAAAGCCGGAAAACCCGGCGAGGGCTACATCGATGTGGTCGTGCTGATCCTCTGCGCCATGCTGGTGATCGGTTTTGCCGTGAAGGTGCTGCCTGTTTTCATCGCCAAGCACAATCTGGATACTTACGCCACTGAGTTGGTGCGGGAAGCCGAGATCACAGGGCAGGTCGGCAACGCCACCAGTACCCGAGCCGAGATCCTGTCGGAGCGCCTGGGCATCTCGCCGAAAGTGAGCTGGTCAAGAACCGGGCAAATCCAGCTCAATGAGGAAGTGACGGTCACGGCAACACTGAAGATGGACATCGGCTTCGGGGGGCTTGGCTCCTTCCCGGTGAATCTGACAGCGCAGGCGACAGGCAAATCGGAGGTGTACTGGAAATGA
- a CDS encoding tyrosine-type recombinase/integrase: MGIPVTSLLRFDADEKARYIGFLQELGSRIRFENDIWICDNRTRYPYGDKHMITIYFAHILEEFRDIMKYYVILRLLNGITVRTVKTDLFGLAVFCAFLSGRGILELSMVNTHLVYLFRQELDGRGYTSGCKNRIWGNVSTLYEIMKDFDGETLKNPFRKNPYPAHEKREEKFIPDFVTEQLDRAFYKGEIPLEIRVVYWILRLIPSRINEVLSMKIDCMKRYMGDYVLFIPTWKQNGGHKAPILRSIHIRNEGMGAFLIDLIQQQQRAAEALQEFMPESKRGALLAYREKLVQKDGSVYWRNNYPVLQWYSVSYRLKEICERYDIRDESGGRYVFTSHQLRHNGITDRLLAGFTIEQVAEMTGHHGDAMLWGSYAHLDQNPEQTLNRQRQVFNEPAGNPYVLFGGRILHMDEQSEVRLLKNLRAHRVRGGICCDITHCKSDMWNCLSCEKFVPDTEQLPLFEEQAAAWDEKAERFAQFPLLRQNALRNADLFRKVIGKVRMEVVENE; encoded by the coding sequence ATGGGAATTCCAGTGACATCACTGCTCAGGTTTGACGCTGACGAAAAGGCACGCTACATCGGCTTCCTGCAGGAGCTTGGAAGCCGTATCCGTTTCGAGAATGACATCTGGATCTGCGACAACCGAACCCGCTACCCATACGGGGACAAGCACATGATTACCATTTATTTTGCACACATCCTGGAAGAGTTCCGGGATATCATGAAATACTATGTGATTCTGCGGCTGCTCAATGGTATCACGGTCAGGACGGTCAAAACCGATCTATTCGGACTTGCCGTCTTCTGCGCGTTTCTGTCGGGGCGCGGTATCCTGGAACTGTCAATGGTTAACACACATCTGGTCTACCTCTTCCGGCAGGAGCTTGACGGTCGCGGCTATACAAGCGGCTGCAAAAACCGCATCTGGGGCAACGTAAGCACTTTGTATGAAATTATGAAAGACTTTGATGGAGAAACACTGAAAAATCCCTTCCGAAAGAATCCCTATCCGGCTCATGAAAAAAGAGAAGAAAAATTTATTCCCGATTTTGTAACGGAGCAGCTTGACCGGGCATTCTACAAAGGTGAAATCCCGCTTGAAATCCGCGTGGTCTATTGGATTTTGCGCCTCATCCCATCCCGCATCAACGAAGTTTTATCCATGAAGATCGACTGCATGAAACGGTATATGGGCGATTACGTGCTGTTTATCCCCACATGGAAGCAGAACGGCGGTCACAAAGCACCGATTCTGCGCTCCATCCATATTCGGAACGAGGGTATGGGCGCGTTCCTCATTGATCTGATCCAGCAACAGCAAAGGGCCGCAGAAGCGTTACAGGAATTTATGCCGGAGAGTAAGCGCGGGGCGCTGCTTGCTTATCGGGAAAAGCTTGTCCAAAAGGACGGATCAGTTTACTGGCGAAACAATTATCCTGTGCTGCAATGGTACAGCGTCAGCTACCGCCTAAAAGAAATCTGTGAACGTTATGACATTCGGGACGAAAGCGGCGGGCGATATGTATTTACAAGCCATCAGCTGCGTCACAACGGAATCACCGACCGGCTTTTGGCGGGCTTTACCATTGAACAGGTTGCCGAAATGACCGGCCATCACGGGGATGCCATGCTTTGGGGCTCTTATGCCCACTTGGATCAAAATCCGGAACAGACGCTAAACAGGCAGCGCCAAGTCTTCAACGAACCTGCGGGAAACCCCTATGTCCTGTTTGGCGGCCGGATTCTCCACATGGATGAACAGAGTGAAGTACGGCTTCTGAAAAATCTGCGCGCCCATCGGGTACGCGGCGGGATCTGCTGCGACATCACCCACTGCAAAAGCGATATGTGGAACTGCCTGAGCTGTGAAAAATTTGTTCCCGACACGGAGCAGCTCCCGCTTTTTGAAGAGCAGGCTGCGGCATGGGATGAAAAAGCAGAACGTTTCGCACAGTTTCCGCTGCTTCGCCAAAACGCGCTCAGAAATGCCGACCTGTTTCGGAAGGTGATCGGCAAGGTCAGAATGGAGGTGGTGGAAAATGAATAG
- a CDS encoding secretion protein F, whose protein sequence is MTFLLFLFGCALAAGLFFIAADILKLPRLSTEKALLSAGKAEHKRMKSLDALFLGWAIKLSKHIRMDEYKRAHMARILNAASMDMTPEVYTAYTIVKPCALLLLTIPCLLIFPLLALVVVVLTILTYFKESRKADEKVAERRDKIDSELPRFVATIEQELASSRDVLTILENYKNHAGPEFTAELDVLTADMRSSSYEAALVRFEGRIASPMLSDITRGLIGVLRGDDGRLYFQMLSHDLKQQELQRLKAKAAKIPPKIRVFSFIMLACFMLTYIVVLAMVILNSMAMLF, encoded by the coding sequence GTGACATTCTTATTGTTTTTATTCGGATGCGCCCTCGCCGCCGGTCTGTTCTTTATCGCAGCGGATATTCTGAAACTGCCCCGGCTCTCCACCGAGAAGGCCCTGCTGTCGGCAGGCAAGGCGGAGCATAAGCGGATGAAGTCGCTGGACGCGCTGTTTCTTGGCTGGGCTATCAAGCTCTCGAAGCATATCCGCATGGACGAGTATAAACGGGCGCATATGGCGCGGATACTGAACGCGGCGAGTATGGACATGACGCCGGAGGTCTACACGGCTTACACCATCGTCAAGCCCTGCGCCCTGCTCCTGCTGACGATCCCGTGCCTGCTCATCTTTCCTCTGCTGGCGCTGGTGGTCGTCGTGCTCACCATCCTCACGTATTTTAAGGAATCCCGCAAAGCGGACGAAAAGGTGGCGGAACGGAGGGACAAGATCGATTCGGAGCTGCCGCGCTTTGTGGCCACCATCGAGCAGGAGCTGGCTTCCAGCCGCGATGTGTTGACCATTCTGGAGAATTACAAGAACCACGCCGGGCCGGAGTTCACCGCGGAGCTCGACGTTCTCACGGCGGATATGCGCTCGTCCTCCTATGAGGCTGCGCTGGTGCGCTTCGAGGGAAGAATCGCTTCGCCCATGCTCTCGGATATCACGAGAGGACTCATCGGCGTATTGCGCGGCGACGACGGACGTCTGTATTTCCAAATGCTCAGCCATGACCTCAAGCAGCAGGAGCTCCAGCGACTCAAGGCAAAAGCGGCGAAGATCCCGCCCAAGATCCGCGTGTTCAGCTTTATCATGCTGGCCTGCTTCATGCTGACCTATATTGTTGTGCTTGCCATGGTGATCCTTAATTCCATGGCAATGCTGTTTTAA
- a CDS encoding CpaF/VirB11 family protein → MLGKKRSASVFVPAAPATPVPNLEEKHTQKAVETIAAPAALTAIPSEEAPPAEGKPVLTGRVHSLFFTPEDDSREFPDVCREVQGYIVANYSTLMTGESDSREQIKRYAAKYIQDKRIAVKGMTMDELVDTIYSEMAEYGFLTKYIFGSGIEEIDVNSWRDVEIQYSNGLSEKLKEHFDSPDHAINVIRRMLHTSGVILDNASPVVTGTLSQNIRIAALKTPIVDADVGVAASIRIVNPQNMTKADFVDGGTATDEMLDFLAACLRYGISICVAGATSSGKTTMAGWLLTTIPDNKRIFTIENGSREIELVREKDGQVVNSVVHTLTRDSENDRQRITQISLLDIALRFNPDLIFVGEMRGEEANAAQEAARTGVGVLTTIHSSSCEATYRRMVSLCKRAVDMSDATLMDNVTEAYPLVVFCKQLENKQRRLMEIMECEILPDGTRRYNPIYRYHITKNYYENGNYTIEGYHERDMDISQSLQRRLVDNGMPDTQLQSFLRKEAATA, encoded by the coding sequence ATGTTAGGGAAAAAACGAAGCGCCTCCGTATTCGTACCGGCAGCGCCGGCGACGCCTGTGCCAAATCTGGAGGAAAAGCACACGCAAAAAGCGGTGGAAACCATTGCCGCACCAGCAGCCCTCACCGCAATCCCCAGCGAAGAAGCACCCCCTGCCGAGGGTAAGCCTGTGTTGACCGGACGGGTGCATTCTCTTTTCTTCACGCCGGAGGATGACTCCCGCGAGTTCCCCGACGTGTGCCGTGAGGTACAGGGCTATATCGTGGCCAATTATTCCACCCTGATGACGGGAGAATCCGACAGCCGGGAACAAATCAAGCGATACGCGGCAAAATACATTCAGGACAAGCGCATCGCCGTCAAAGGCATGACTATGGACGAGCTGGTAGACACCATCTACTCCGAAATGGCGGAATACGGCTTCCTTACGAAATACATCTTCGGTTCCGGCATCGAAGAAATCGACGTCAACTCCTGGCGGGACGTGGAGATCCAGTATTCCAACGGCCTGTCGGAAAAGCTCAAAGAACACTTCGACTCTCCGGATCATGCGATCAACGTCATCCGGCGCATGCTGCACACTTCCGGCGTCATACTGGACAACGCCAGCCCCGTAGTCACCGGCACGCTCAGCCAGAATATCCGCATCGCCGCCCTGAAAACGCCGATAGTGGACGCGGACGTGGGCGTGGCCGCCTCCATCCGTATCGTCAATCCGCAGAACATGACCAAGGCCGACTTTGTGGACGGCGGGACGGCCACGGATGAAATGCTGGATTTTCTTGCCGCCTGCCTGCGTTACGGTATCTCCATCTGTGTGGCGGGAGCCACCAGCTCCGGCAAAACCACCATGGCAGGCTGGCTTCTGACCACCATACCGGATAACAAGCGTATTTTCACCATCGAGAACGGCTCCCGTGAGATAGAGCTGGTGCGGGAGAAGGATGGCCAAGTGGTCAACTCCGTCGTTCACACGCTCACCCGCGACAGCGAAAACGACCGTCAGCGCATCACGCAGATCAGCCTGCTGGACATTGCTCTCCGATTCAACCCCGACCTGATCTTTGTGGGTGAGATGCGCGGCGAGGAAGCAAACGCGGCACAGGAGGCGGCCCGAACCGGCGTGGGCGTGCTCACCACCATCCACTCCAGCTCCTGCGAGGCCACCTATCGCCGCATGGTCTCCCTGTGCAAGCGCGCCGTAGATATGTCCGACGCGACCCTCATGGACAACGTAACCGAGGCTTATCCGCTGGTGGTTTTTTGTAAACAGCTTGAGAACAAACAGCGCCGCCTCATGGAGATCATGGAGTGTGAGATCCTGCCAGATGGGACGCGGCGATACAATCCCATTTACCGCTATCACATCACCAAAAACTACTATGAAAATGGCAATTACACCATTGAGGGATACCATGAACGGGACATGGACATCTCACAGAGCCTGCAAAGACGGCTGGTCGACAACGGCATGCCGGATACGCAGCTGCAATCATTTCTAAGAAAGGAGGCGGCAACCGCTTGA
- a CDS encoding conjugal transfer protein TrbL family protein codes for MFIWDFLLGDVMDQIIDWVYGQVVGFLGDFFSQMGSMGVELFDMPWVQSIVLFFNYLGWTLFAVGLVVAAFETGIDYQNGRGSVKESLLNALKGFLAVSLFTTVPVELFKLSVNLQASLTSGITGYGSGIDTLATQIIDGLNAAGTAKEAASSGIFGGLGSITSPIMVLFIIIMMGYAVIKVFFSNLKRGGILLIQISVGSLYMFSVPRGYMDGFVQWCKQIIGLCLTTFLQATILVAGLMVIPDHCLLGLGLMLAAGEVPRICGAFGLDTSTRANIMSAVYTAQAAVNTTRTIVQAAPK; via the coding sequence TTGTTTATATGGGACTTTTTACTCGGCGACGTGATGGATCAGATCATCGACTGGGTGTACGGCCAGGTGGTCGGATTTCTGGGCGACTTTTTCTCTCAAATGGGCAGCATGGGCGTGGAGCTTTTCGATATGCCGTGGGTGCAGTCCATCGTCCTCTTTTTCAACTACCTTGGCTGGACGCTCTTCGCTGTCGGCCTCGTGGTAGCCGCGTTTGAAACCGGCATCGACTATCAGAACGGACGCGGCAGCGTGAAAGAATCATTGCTCAACGCGCTTAAGGGCTTCCTTGCCGTCAGCCTGTTCACGACGGTGCCGGTGGAGCTGTTCAAGCTCTCCGTCAACCTGCAGGCCAGTCTGACCTCTGGAATCACCGGTTACGGCAGCGGCATCGACACGCTGGCGACGCAGATCATTGACGGGCTCAACGCGGCCGGGACGGCGAAGGAAGCGGCCAGTTCCGGCATATTCGGCGGGCTGGGCAGCATCACCAGCCCAATCATGGTGCTGTTCATCATCATTATGATGGGCTACGCCGTAATCAAAGTTTTCTTTTCCAACCTCAAGCGAGGCGGCATCCTGCTCATTCAGATTTCTGTGGGCTCCCTGTATATGTTCAGCGTCCCGCGAGGGTATATGGACGGCTTTGTGCAGTGGTGCAAGCAGATCATCGGTCTGTGCCTGACCACCTTTCTGCAGGCGACCATTCTTGTGGCCGGGCTTATGGTCATTCCGGATCACTGCCTGCTGGGGCTCGGCCTGATGCTGGCGGCCGGAGAGGTGCCGAGAATCTGCGGCGCGTTCGGTCTGGACACCAGCACGCGCGCCAATATCATGAGCGCTGTCTATACGGCGCAGGCGGCAGTCAACACGACGAGGACCATTGTTCAGGCCGCGCCGAAATAA